In Candidatus Nanosynbacter lyticus, one genomic interval encodes:
- a CDS encoding YfcC family protein has translation MVEKIKKAKQKLRSPSAFTILFVVIAIMAALTWIIPSGVYKTDNDGSRVAGSYHVVEKDRTVKEKKDGKETEVDKHDRQGLWDVFTAPIKGMTNKLDVIVFVMVLGGFLGVTMKTGALDASLGALLRKMKGKEKWLIPILMTLFAIGGTTYGMQEETVAFYALVIPMMIAAGYNAMTGVMVIVLGAGTGVLGSTINPFSTGAAAATADIKLGNVIPIMSIILVLCLIAAIIFTMRYAAKVKAGKYKEDVRYKPATAALDMENIPKLTTPRKVVMGVFAITFILMVLSLIPWGSWEITFFDDVFKRASDLPVIGAALGVVHSAAFGEWLFGEITTLFLISTIVITAIYYKEFKKEGIFPVDTFIDGVKDILPVALIIAVATGVSVVMTNGEIQDTIISWGESLLKDAGGGVVGVLAYLFYLPMSFIVPSSSGLAAATMPVIAPIADLVGSSKEVMVAAFATASGLINMMAPTIASLMGGLALAGVSYRDWIKRSAPIMAVFAVISLVVIAIFGAL, from the coding sequence ATGGTAGAAAAAATTAAAAAAGCAAAGCAGAAGCTTCGATCGCCGTCGGCTTTTACGATTTTATTTGTCGTGATCGCAATCATGGCAGCGTTGACATGGATTATTCCGTCAGGCGTCTATAAGACTGATAACGATGGTAGCCGTGTTGCGGGATCGTATCATGTGGTTGAGAAAGACCGCACCGTCAAGGAAAAGAAGGATGGTAAAGAGACTGAAGTCGATAAGCATGACCGACAAGGTTTGTGGGACGTCTTCACCGCGCCGATTAAAGGTATGACGAATAAGCTTGATGTGATAGTTTTCGTCATGGTGCTTGGTGGATTCTTGGGTGTTACTATGAAGACTGGCGCCCTGGATGCTTCACTCGGTGCGCTCCTTCGTAAGATGAAGGGCAAGGAAAAGTGGCTCATTCCAATTTTAATGACGCTGTTTGCTATCGGTGGTACAACTTACGGTATGCAGGAAGAAACTGTGGCGTTTTACGCACTAGTTATACCGATGATGATTGCTGCTGGCTACAATGCAATGACTGGCGTGATGGTGATTGTGCTTGGCGCCGGTACGGGTGTGCTCGGTTCAACCATTAACCCATTCTCTACTGGCGCTGCAGCCGCAACAGCAGACATAAAGCTAGGTAATGTAATTCCAATTATGTCGATCATTTTAGTACTGTGTCTGATTGCGGCAATTATCTTCACTATGCGCTACGCTGCAAAAGTGAAGGCTGGCAAATATAAGGAAGATGTTCGTTATAAGCCAGCTACGGCTGCTCTAGATATGGAAAATATACCAAAACTAACTACCCCACGAAAAGTTGTCATGGGCGTATTCGCTATCACATTTATCTTGATGGTTCTTTCGCTGATTCCTTGGGGGAGCTGGGAAATTACTTTCTTTGACGACGTGTTTAAGAGAGCTTCAGATTTACCAGTTATCGGTGCAGCGCTCGGTGTGGTCCATAGTGCCGCCTTTGGTGAATGGCTGTTTGGCGAAATCACTACACTGTTCTTGATATCAACTATTGTAATAACCGCAATTTACTATAAAGAGTTTAAGAAGGAGGGTATTTTCCCAGTTGACACCTTCATTGATGGTGTGAAAGATATCTTGCCAGTTGCTTTGATTATTGCAGTGGCAACCGGTGTTTCTGTTGTGATGACTAACGGTGAAATCCAAGATACTATCATCAGCTGGGGTGAATCGCTCCTGAAAGATGCTGGCGGTGGCGTTGTTGGTGTGTTGGCGTATCTGTTCTACTTGCCAATGTCATTCATCGTACCATCATCATCAGGTTTGGCAGCAGCAACCATGCCGGTTATTGCACCAATTGCCGACCTGGTTGGCTCAAGCAAAGAGGTCATGGTCGCTGCTTTTGCTACGGCATCAGGCCTCATCAATATGATGGCACCAACTATTGCTTCATTGATGGGCGGTTTGGCACTGGCTGGCGTTTCATATCGCGACTGGATTAAGCGGTCAGCTCCAATCATGGCAGTATTTGCCGTCATTAGCCTTGTAGTTATTGCAATCTTTGGAGCGCTGTAA